TGAAATACAACATCTTCACTGCCTTCACATCTCTTAATCCAATTTTGGGTGCGATCAGTTGTTTGTTCAATAAAAGAATACAATTGTAAACTTAAATTTTGTTTAAAACTACCCTTTGTTTGCGAAACTACAGCAAAATTAGCTACCACAGGAACACCATTTAGTAATAAATAATACTCGTTAACTGTTATTCCTTTATATTTTTCGTGTTTAGTCACAATAAGGCTTGTTTTAATACCAGACCATACATTACCTAAATTATCTTCAATTCTAACAAATTGGGCTTGTTTTTCTTCTTTATTTAGTGAAGCAAAGCTGAATTCATCTAACATTGTAAACATTCCACCTGTATAACAATTCCACCAAGCTTTTATTGATGGCTCGGGAAAACTACTATTTAACCATTCGCTACCCTTATACTGCATAGAATATATTCCTGGCGAAAAATTAGGTGCAGCTTTTAGGCTTATAATACCGTTATTTACTTCATAAATACTTTTGCCCTTTTCTGTAAACTGCTTAGATTTTATCGCTTTTGAATCTACAAAGAATATTGCTTTTTCCCTCTTAAGATTTTGGGTATTTAGCTCAATATTGAGTTTAACAATATCTATCTCTGGCCTAGCATTAAGTAAAGCAGATTTTACAGCTTTTCTATTTTGGATACATAGATTTGTTTTTGCTATAGTTATTGAGTTATTAAAAGATTCGACTTCTATACTACCTTTAATCTCTTGTCGTTTATTTTCATAGATTAATAACTCAAATTGATCTTTTATAAATGGATTATTATTATTAATACTACTTATTAAGCTATTTTGGCTAGCAACTGAATTTAATTTTTTAGTATAACCCAAATAATTTCTAAACTCCTGCCAATTTTTAAAGGTATCTATGGTAAGTATGATAGGCTTAGTAAAGACCGATTTATGTGCCTGTATATTATTTATTTTACTCTCTATCATAGTAGAGACCCCTCTAAAAATAGCCTCTAAACTTGGGTGCCACGCTATGCCTTTAGTATTTCTAAAATCACTAAATAACCAGTTTTCGCTTAATTTTTTGGCATCCCAATTACCTACATCAACACCATCTGCACATTCACTTATAATAATGCCTTGTTCATAAGGCAAATAACCATTATTTAATAACAGGTAACTATCCTGACATACAAATAAATCCTTCACATTTTTGTCTGAGTTGTTTTCAACTTCATAGTAAATTTTTATTATTCCACCTGAAAAAAGCTCAAGGATATAGTTTAAAGCTATATTTGGTAATTTTTCTGAATTAAATTTTAAAATTAAACACTCACTATTACTTTTTTCAACATATTTAACTTCATTGGGTTTTTTATTTTTAAACTCACTGTAATAAGGTTTTCCAAACTGAGGTATACTTGTATCAATAACCTCCTCTTCATCCATACCTAGTTTATAAAACTCTGTGTAGTTAGATTCTTTAATGAATTTAACAACATATGGACCATTGTAAAGATAATATGCTTCTTCTGTTTCACCATGAAACATGCCATAATAACCTCTAAAAGTAGTTTTTAAATTAGTAACATGCTCTACAAGATTATTATTTACAGCTATTTTTACCTGTAACTGCTCACTGTAAAATCCATAAGACTTAATAATACAGGGTATTGCTAAATGGTGTTTTTGTTTAGGCTCTAACTCTAAAGCAATATTTTTATTTTTAAACTCTACCAAATCATTATTGATTAGCTCAAAATTAAGCTTAATATTCTGTTCAAAATTATTTTCGATATTAATATAACAAATACTATCTGCATTAAGCTGTTTATATTCATTATCATTAGCAATATCAATCTTAATAGGTTGAATTGCATTAACACCAATTTTAAACAATGATTTTTTACCATTTATTTTAATTAAAGAGCTAACACAGGGATGAGTTTTTATTTTAGCCTGTTTCTCTTTTATATCTTCTACAAAAAACTGCCCGTAAACTATTTCAGTATTGTTTATATCGTTACTATAATTAAAGTTAAACTTAATATTTTTATCATTTTGACCTTCAATACTAACTTGTAAAGGTTTGCCACTTTTATTAGTTAACTCATACTTTATTTTATAACTTGAACCACAAATTAACTTTTGTTTTTCTAGCCTAGTTTTTATTAAATAATCATTTGTTTCTATACAGGTTAAGCCACGGCCACGTCGCTCAAATTCCATATTTAAAACTAAGTCATTTTTTTGCCAATTATATTCGTAAAAATCAAACTGACCTTCAACGTTTCCATCGCTCTTAATTTCAATTTTGCGCTTATTAT
This Clostridium sp. 'deep sea' DNA region includes the following protein-coding sequences:
- a CDS encoding GNAT family N-acetyltransferase, encoding MNEVKIVHYEPKYAASLAHMWNKSGQNWGGDSTIRTAESVKEAEERYSNIYTFLAVAGEEVVGYCSFSNYKEDEGASYIPLLNVRPDYLGKKVGKMLVLKCVEMALKCEWPRLDLYTWTGNNKAVPLYKKCGFFWEEEDAYTHLMNFLPYVMDTEAVKEYFKEIDWYQDNKRKIEIKSDGNVEGQFDFYEYNWQKNDLVLNMEFERRGRGLTCIETNDYLIKTRLEKQKLICGSSYKIKYELTNKSGKPLQVSIEGQNDKNIKFNFNYSNDINNTEIVYGQFFVEDIKEKQAKIKTHPCVSSLIKINGKKSLFKIGVNAIQPIKIDIANDNEYKQLNADSICYINIENNFEQNIKLNFELINNDLVEFKNKNIALELEPKQKHHLAIPCIIKSYGFYSEQLQVKIAVNNNLVEHVTNLKTTFRGYYGMFHGETEEAYYLYNGPYVVKFIKESNYTEFYKLGMDEEEVIDTSIPQFGKPYYSEFKNKKPNEVKYVEKSNSECLILKFNSEKLPNIALNYILELFSGGIIKIYYEVENNSDKNVKDLFVCQDSYLLLNNGYLPYEQGIIISECADGVDVGNWDAKKLSENWLFSDFRNTKGIAWHPSLEAIFRGVSTMIESKINNIQAHKSVFTKPIILTIDTFKNWQEFRNYLGYTKKLNSVASQNSLISSINNNNPFIKDQFELLIYENKRQEIKGSIEVESFNNSITIAKTNLCIQNRKAVKSALLNARPEIDIVKLNIELNTQNLKREKAIFFVDSKAIKSKQFTEKGKSIYEVNNGIISLKAAPNFSPGIYSMQYKGSEWLNSSFPEPSIKAWWNCYTGGMFTMLDEFSFASLNKEEKQAQFVRIEDNLGNVWSGIKTSLIVTKHEKYKGITVNEYYLLLNGVPVVANFAVVSQTKGSFKQNLSLQLYSFIEQTTDRTQNWIKRCEGSEDVVFQYGEREFEIVAKDITIHGSKTVDYTLTRLLNDGKHVSFYTKNTYYAYDVVDISLASNSPVIIIPQFGIFSKESLSKEMLKDLKQVRFKLTN